One segment of Allorhodopirellula heiligendammensis DNA contains the following:
- the glgB gene encoding 1,4-alpha-glucan branching protein GlgB has protein sequence MKSPDSQSTDAKSTATPAEGSQQDRANSAVGQPGGAPSVVNRPEVSPVAAEPRNERYDWLGAHLETRDGVAGARFAVWAPNATEVSVLTDGNGWQAGRDWLQGSDSGVWSGFIAGATEGTRYKYAIKTKSGAVLDKADPFAFAAEHPPATASIIHNLDQYQWNDGDWMNRRGQVNWLQQPVSVYEVQLSSWKRPWDGRRYHSYRELATMLVDYVKELGYTHIELMPITEFPFDGSWGYQVTSYFAPTSRFGGPDEFRYFVDHCHRNGIGVIVDWVPAHFPYDAHGLAHFDGTGLYEHSDPRQGFHPDWNTHIFNYGRQEVREFLHSSARFWCKEYHIDGLRVDAVASMLYLDYSREAGEWVPNQFGGNENLEAIEFLKHFNTHLHADFPGVLTIAEESTSFGGVSRPVYTGGLGFGMKWDMGWMHDTLEYIKRDPIYRKYHQGELSFRSVYQFSENFMLPLSHDEVVHGKGSLLSRMPGDQWQRFANLRLLYGYQYASPGKKLLFMGCEFGQSSEWNAESQLDWSLLQFDVHDGIKRFIGDLNRIYKDYPALYELDCDPAGFSWIAADDADKSIFTFCRFASDGGAVVVVLNFTPAPHVGYRIGVPQAGTYTEILNSDSELYGGSNVGNLGKITSNDVAAHGREQSLKLNIPPLAIVMLAVT, from the coding sequence ATGAAATCGCCCGATTCCCAATCAACCGACGCAAAATCGACAGCGACTCCAGCAGAGGGTAGCCAGCAGGATCGGGCGAATTCTGCCGTGGGACAGCCTGGCGGCGCACCGTCGGTCGTCAATCGGCCGGAAGTATCGCCAGTTGCCGCGGAACCCCGCAACGAGCGCTACGATTGGCTCGGTGCTCATTTAGAAACGCGCGACGGTGTGGCTGGAGCCCGGTTTGCCGTGTGGGCACCCAACGCGACCGAGGTCAGCGTGTTAACTGATGGAAATGGCTGGCAGGCAGGTCGCGATTGGCTGCAAGGAAGTGACTCGGGCGTATGGAGCGGGTTCATTGCAGGCGCGACCGAGGGAACTCGGTACAAATACGCAATCAAGACAAAATCAGGAGCCGTGCTCGATAAAGCGGATCCATTTGCGTTCGCCGCCGAGCATCCACCCGCGACGGCCTCGATTATCCACAATCTTGACCAATACCAGTGGAATGACGGCGATTGGATGAACCGCCGCGGGCAGGTCAACTGGCTGCAGCAACCCGTTTCGGTCTACGAGGTGCAACTCTCCTCATGGAAACGTCCGTGGGATGGCCGCCGCTACCACAGCTACCGCGAACTCGCCACGATGCTGGTCGATTACGTCAAAGAGCTAGGCTACACACACATCGAACTGATGCCGATTACGGAATTCCCATTTGACGGCTCGTGGGGATATCAGGTGACCAGCTATTTCGCCCCCACAAGTCGATTCGGCGGTCCCGATGAGTTCCGGTACTTTGTCGATCACTGCCACCGCAACGGCATCGGCGTGATTGTGGACTGGGTTCCGGCGCACTTCCCATACGACGCTCATGGCTTGGCCCACTTCGACGGTACGGGCTTGTACGAACACAGCGATCCGCGTCAAGGTTTCCATCCGGACTGGAACACGCACATTTTCAACTATGGACGCCAGGAAGTCCGCGAGTTCTTGCATTCCAGCGCCCGGTTTTGGTGCAAGGAATATCACATTGATGGACTGCGCGTCGACGCTGTCGCGTCAATGTTGTATCTGGACTATTCGCGAGAAGCCGGTGAGTGGGTGCCTAACCAGTTTGGCGGCAATGAGAATCTCGAAGCAATTGAATTTTTGAAGCATTTTAACACTCACTTGCACGCGGATTTTCCAGGCGTTTTGACGATTGCGGAAGAATCGACTTCGTTCGGTGGCGTCTCCCGGCCCGTCTACACTGGCGGACTTGGGTTCGGGATGAAGTGGGACATGGGTTGGATGCACGACACTCTGGAGTACATCAAGCGAGACCCAATCTACCGCAAGTACCACCAAGGTGAATTGTCGTTTCGTTCGGTGTATCAGTTCAGCGAAAACTTCATGTTGCCGCTGTCGCATGATGAAGTGGTCCACGGCAAAGGATCGCTGCTGTCGCGGATGCCCGGCGATCAATGGCAGCGGTTTGCGAATTTGCGTTTGCTCTATGGATACCAGTACGCTTCACCAGGCAAGAAGCTACTGTTCATGGGTTGCGAATTCGGACAATCGTCCGAGTGGAACGCGGAGAGCCAGTTGGACTGGTCGCTGCTGCAGTTTGACGTTCATGATGGTATCAAACGATTCATTGGTGATTTGAATCGGATCTACAAAGACTACCCGGCGCTGTACGAACTGGATTGCGATCCGGCTGGCTTCTCGTGGATCGCGGCAGATGATGCCGACAAGAGCATCTTCACATTCTGCCGATTTGCCAGTGACGGCGGTGCAGTCGTGGTGGTGCTCAACTTCACCCCGGCGCCTCATGTGGGATATCGGATCGGCGTCCCCCAAGCGGGCACCTACACGGAGATTCTTAACAGCGACTCGGAACTTTACGGGGGCAGTAATGTCGGGAATCTCGGAAAGATCACGAGTAACGACGTGGCCGCCCACGGGCGTGAGCAGAGTTTGAAGCTCAATATTCCACCGCTCGCTATCGTAATGTTAGCGGTGACCTGA
- the pstA gene encoding phosphate ABC transporter permease PstA, giving the protein MTPDEITTEFAEIDFPKLDRSLRHPRTMISAALSIGAFLATVVACVPLLSVLVMLVYRGGKKLSLELFTELPPTGFESGGGFGNAIVGTIVIVAIAAVISIPSGVLTAIFLAEFGAGSKTASVARFCAKTLTGLPSILAGVFAYAAVVVATGTYSAPAGGVALSLLMLPTIILTAEEAMRMVPTKMKEAAIGMGCTPTQVAWKIVLPTALPGILTGVMLAIARAAGETAPLLFTALFSNYWIFEDGQSQVMEPTASLAVFIYNFSGMPFENQIEMAWAASLILVLMVLTTNITGQIISHKTKLT; this is encoded by the coding sequence ATGACACCCGATGAAATCACGACCGAGTTCGCTGAGATTGATTTTCCGAAACTCGATCGGTCGCTACGTCATCCACGCACCATGATCAGTGCGGCGCTGAGTATAGGGGCGTTTCTGGCGACGGTCGTGGCATGCGTCCCATTGTTGAGTGTGCTCGTCATGCTGGTGTATCGAGGTGGCAAGAAATTGTCGCTGGAACTGTTTACGGAGTTGCCGCCGACCGGGTTTGAATCCGGCGGCGGATTCGGCAATGCGATCGTCGGAACCATCGTGATCGTGGCAATCGCAGCGGTCATCTCCATCCCCAGCGGTGTCTTGACTGCCATCTTTCTAGCTGAGTTTGGTGCGGGGTCTAAAACAGCGTCGGTCGCTCGGTTTTGCGCCAAAACGTTGACTGGTCTGCCATCGATTTTGGCCGGTGTGTTCGCGTATGCCGCCGTTGTCGTAGCGACAGGAACGTATTCTGCTCCGGCAGGCGGGGTCGCGTTGTCGCTGTTGATGCTGCCGACGATTATTTTGACCGCCGAAGAGGCGATGCGAATGGTACCCACGAAGATGAAAGAAGCCGCCATCGGCATGGGGTGCACGCCAACCCAGGTGGCTTGGAAAATTGTATTGCCAACTGCGCTGCCCGGCATTTTAACGGGTGTGATGTTGGCGATCGCGCGAGCCGCTGGTGAGACCGCACCGCTGTTATTCACAGCACTTTTCAGTAACTACTGGATCTTTGAAGATGGGCAATCGCAAGTGATGGAGCCGACCGCATCCCTCGCCGTGTTTATCTACAACTTTTCCGGAATGCCGTTTGAGAACCAGATTGAGATGGCATGGGCGGCATCACTGATCTTGGTGCTGATGGTTCTGACGACCAATATCACCGGACAAATTATTTCACATAAGACAAAACTAACCTAA
- a CDS encoding UvrD-helicase domain-containing protein, with protein MNNSRTDVANAELVSIEHGETRPDDAFDELLLGQDLLTPELLRGAFEPTLVRASAGTGKTYQLTARLLKILLTGAPPETVLATTFTRKAAGEILTRVLVTLGQAADPTKPEALTALRDQVGLPGLPRHVCGDLFHRLLRNIHRLRICTLDSLFSQLARALPFELELPPGWRLTDDVEEVWLRQVAVGNMIDTLKPAEIETLISMLGRGDVKRNIARELITVVETTYAMARQAGVDVWDLIQVPTRPESKLITATAGSFRMASPPQKSLRELLEKMADHLDARDLAPLIEQTLLKNIHKSRRLDEEVKYGRSKFPAEIDSGFDVLYQSVQCEALSLLRSQNQATGGVAVHYEEAISEVKQSQRAFAFDDIAVRLAGIFRSLDAETIQRRLDANINHLLLDEFQDTAPVQWQVLKVLAQSTVKSDASPDGVTTGSQSPIDSRRSHSFFCVGDTKQAIYGWRGGVAEIFDAVDSNIDGIVSSSQDKSFRSSAIVLDAVTDAFQNLTRHPLAETPANNDPAEKGCYEATALQTFATKFPKHTAARSLPGFVRFMTGPLIAPKENADVPKAKPVKPTAKEITDALLVEAANQIEDLHRQAPQLTIGVLTRTNATVAMLIDHLESRGVDVSAEGGNPLSDSVAVRWVLSALMMVEHPGDGRWRFHISHSPLANCLPLANDDAPDAAANQLRCMLENLGLPATVLFLTEALRTACDDRECGRLNQLVELATLYRHTARSRLRDFVDLVNSKRVPRPRAAAVRVMTVHQSKGLEFDAVFLPELHKDLIGQSPQCIADLPDLGAPPVGMSRSVSEKQWHYLPERWQKNFGANITSRITEALCLLYVAMTRSRQGLYLLTPPANKPDFNNKNFASLLFHAWNLASNSDIDPTAGREILFELGNERWWQNAEEIQTDTTTKPSLQRQIAFLPLDETPRRNGMHLADSSQSC; from the coding sequence ATGAACAATTCCAGAACGGACGTCGCCAATGCGGAACTCGTGAGTATAGAGCACGGCGAAACGCGTCCAGACGATGCGTTTGACGAACTGCTGCTCGGCCAGGACCTGCTCACTCCCGAGTTATTACGAGGCGCATTTGAACCCACGCTTGTGCGCGCCTCAGCGGGTACTGGCAAGACCTACCAGTTGACCGCCCGATTACTGAAAATACTGCTGACCGGCGCACCTCCCGAGACCGTGCTGGCGACCACATTTACCCGCAAAGCCGCAGGGGAAATTTTGACGCGGGTACTAGTGACGCTCGGCCAAGCCGCCGATCCCACAAAACCAGAGGCGCTAACGGCGTTACGCGACCAGGTCGGATTGCCGGGACTTCCCAGGCACGTTTGTGGTGACCTATTTCATCGGTTGCTCCGGAATATTCACCGGCTGCGAATCTGCACACTCGACAGTCTGTTTTCGCAACTCGCTCGTGCGCTACCATTTGAACTGGAGCTTCCTCCGGGGTGGCGATTGACCGACGATGTCGAAGAGGTCTGGCTGCGGCAGGTCGCCGTTGGCAACATGATCGACACCCTCAAACCCGCCGAGATCGAAACTCTGATTTCGATGCTTGGCCGCGGCGACGTCAAACGAAATATCGCCCGCGAGCTGATTACCGTTGTGGAAACGACGTACGCGATGGCCCGGCAGGCCGGCGTGGATGTATGGGACTTGATCCAGGTACCGACACGCCCGGAATCAAAATTGATCACCGCGACGGCGGGATCTTTTCGCATGGCATCTCCACCGCAGAAGTCTTTGCGAGAACTGCTCGAGAAGATGGCGGATCATCTCGACGCGCGTGACCTAGCACCGCTCATTGAACAAACTCTGCTTAAAAACATTCACAAATCGCGTCGACTCGATGAGGAAGTTAAGTACGGGCGAAGTAAATTTCCCGCAGAGATCGATTCCGGCTTTGACGTTTTGTATCAGTCTGTCCAATGCGAAGCCCTTTCGTTGTTAAGGAGCCAGAACCAAGCCACAGGTGGAGTTGCGGTGCACTACGAAGAAGCGATTTCCGAAGTCAAGCAATCCCAACGTGCATTTGCCTTCGATGATATCGCTGTTCGACTGGCTGGCATTTTTCGTAGTCTCGATGCAGAAACGATCCAGCGGCGGCTCGATGCCAACATCAACCATCTTCTCCTCGATGAGTTCCAAGACACCGCTCCGGTGCAGTGGCAGGTGCTCAAAGTACTCGCTCAGTCCACGGTGAAGTCTGATGCGAGTCCAGATGGCGTTACCACCGGAAGCCAGAGTCCGATCGATTCGCGTCGCAGCCATTCATTTTTCTGTGTGGGCGATACGAAACAGGCGATTTACGGCTGGCGCGGTGGCGTCGCTGAAATCTTTGATGCGGTTGATTCCAATATTGATGGGATCGTATCGAGTTCACAGGACAAAAGCTTTCGCAGTTCTGCGATCGTACTCGATGCCGTTACCGATGCCTTCCAGAACTTGACTCGGCATCCCCTCGCTGAGACACCGGCGAACAATGATCCTGCAGAGAAAGGCTGTTATGAGGCGACCGCGCTACAAACCTTCGCAACAAAGTTCCCCAAACATACCGCAGCCAGATCATTACCCGGTTTCGTACGGTTCATGACCGGACCGCTGATTGCGCCTAAGGAAAACGCGGATGTGCCAAAGGCTAAACCGGTCAAACCAACCGCCAAGGAAATCACCGATGCACTACTCGTCGAAGCCGCTAATCAAATTGAAGACCTGCATCGGCAGGCACCACAGTTAACCATTGGTGTTCTGACACGGACCAATGCGACCGTGGCGATGCTCATCGATCACCTGGAATCACGCGGGGTCGACGTCAGCGCAGAAGGCGGCAATCCCCTTTCAGATTCCGTCGCTGTGCGGTGGGTGCTTTCGGCACTGATGATGGTGGAGCATCCCGGCGACGGCCGCTGGCGGTTCCACATCTCGCACTCACCGCTAGCGAACTGCTTGCCGCTCGCAAACGATGACGCTCCTGATGCGGCAGCGAATCAACTGCGTTGTATGCTCGAGAACCTCGGGTTACCCGCCACAGTGCTGTTTCTCACCGAGGCATTGCGAACTGCCTGTGACGACCGCGAGTGTGGACGACTGAACCAACTCGTTGAACTGGCTACGTTGTATCGCCATACCGCTCGATCGCGTCTGCGAGATTTTGTTGATCTGGTCAACTCGAAACGGGTCCCGCGCCCGCGAGCAGCGGCGGTGCGCGTGATGACGGTCCATCAATCCAAAGGTCTGGAATTCGATGCTGTGTTCCTGCCTGAACTGCACAAGGATCTAATCGGCCAATCGCCCCAATGCATTGCCGACCTGCCCGATCTGGGCGCTCCGCCGGTCGGCATGAGCCGCAGCGTCAGTGAAAAACAATGGCACTACCTGCCGGAACGGTGGCAAAAAAACTTCGGTGCCAATATCACCTCCCGCATTACAGAGGCCCTCTGCTTACTGTACGTCGCGATGACTCGTTCCCGGCAAGGTCTCTATCTGCTCACTCCACCGGCGAACAAACCCGATTTCAATAACAAGAACTTTGCATCGCTGCTGTTTCATGCATGGAACCTTGCCTCGAATTCGGACATTGACCCCACTGCAGGACGCGAGATCTTGTTCGAACTTGGCAATGAGCGATGGTGGCAGAATGCCGAAGAGATCCAAACGGATACTACCACGAAACCATCACTTCAACGGCAGATTGCGTTCCTGCCCCTTGATGAAACACCACGGCGCAATGGGATGCACCTGGCTGACAGTAGCCAATCCTGCTAA
- a CDS encoding PD-(D/E)XK nuclease family protein, giving the protein MAEENQELVDKTAATTRRSGRPVAHGAICERVFCGWDRPLIQLAAKWLLEQPESVAPAPLDLSSLDVVLPSSRALSRLREKLQFAAHASGREYRPPRFNLVGRLPSLLYRRPAEWATDFEQILAWARVLSASDPAALKTLVPTPPEPDATTPWLDLAATTRRLWTTIAAENSTFESVLEKAESGADRRRWEFLVDAMKRYRHELEAAQRCDPNGAAIEKIAQRECRALRPIVLVGATDLSEMVKAMLSQVDTPVTALIAAPPSLADHFDEIGCLLPERWKDHKLPIRDEQLIATGPVDDQSQAVVESLADFGSRHSVDAITIGVTDRSQTEPIENQCRLLRVPTYRHVGWTVAETSVGRLLDLLATYRQRRTWRSLAALVRHAAVYTLIDRHFSATTSERQRPHDPAGWLTTLDQLMSEAFPRSVDLPLPATRTETVTAEAILGAVEDWLTPLNRPARTIRQWSKAVAEVLTRAYAAETESDVTGHATGDLTSPALTSTLARLGDFENVSEALDPAIDSLAALELIAGRVGEISLADTPAPDKIEILGWLDLALDDAPAMVVCGLNHPFVPEAASSDPYVPSSLQSTLSQRINDRRYARDVHAMHQMLSIRKDVRFLVGTHSADGSPTPPSRLLAASSADDAARRVCRILTEPRESVQIVPPNSAAASERSGHDTMGYFRPPPPQPGRTIETLSVTAFSAYLACPYRFYLRYVLKLRPLDDGSLELAANQFGDLVHGALENFGESSAKDEADPDKIAAELVAQLHRYAAERYGDNTASTVQLQVRQAERRLQTVALRQAERIAQGWRIHKVEASVDELDFDRKTKRPKRPTGILIDGKFTGLRGRFDRIDYHPELDRWAILDYKTHGHLPEKKHLKKLPDGSTQWVDLQLPLYRRFIPDLGIEADPADVELGYFNVAEKDTETKINLASFTQAQFDQADELIHHCVRQIRSCQFEPNPAGVEFDDYEMMFNEALNTMPADDDNQASEESP; this is encoded by the coding sequence TTGGCTGAGGAGAATCAGGAATTGGTAGATAAAACGGCAGCGACGACACGCAGATCAGGGCGACCGGTTGCTCACGGCGCAATCTGCGAGCGGGTGTTCTGCGGCTGGGATCGACCGCTCATCCAACTCGCAGCAAAGTGGCTGCTCGAACAGCCAGAATCAGTGGCTCCCGCACCACTGGACCTGAGTTCTCTCGACGTCGTATTACCGTCGAGCCGGGCGTTATCTCGGTTGCGAGAGAAGTTGCAGTTCGCCGCCCATGCCAGTGGCCGCGAGTATCGTCCTCCTCGCTTCAATCTCGTCGGACGGCTTCCCAGCCTGTTGTATCGGCGACCGGCCGAGTGGGCCACCGACTTCGAACAAATTCTTGCCTGGGCTCGCGTGTTATCCGCATCCGATCCCGCAGCCTTGAAGACACTCGTACCGACACCGCCAGAGCCGGATGCGACAACGCCCTGGTTGGACTTAGCGGCCACCACACGACGGTTATGGACTACAATCGCAGCAGAGAACAGCACCTTCGAGAGCGTGCTAGAGAAGGCCGAATCCGGCGCCGATCGGCGCCGCTGGGAGTTCCTAGTCGATGCCATGAAAAGGTACCGCCATGAGCTGGAGGCTGCACAGCGATGTGACCCCAATGGTGCCGCGATTGAAAAAATCGCTCAACGCGAATGCCGCGCCTTGCGCCCCATCGTGCTAGTTGGCGCAACGGACCTCTCTGAAATGGTCAAGGCGATGTTAAGCCAGGTCGACACGCCAGTGACGGCACTGATTGCCGCGCCACCGTCATTGGCTGATCATTTTGATGAGATCGGTTGCCTCCTGCCCGAGCGTTGGAAGGACCACAAGTTGCCGATTCGCGATGAGCAGCTGATCGCCACCGGTCCCGTCGACGACCAATCGCAGGCGGTGGTTGAGTCGCTGGCTGATTTCGGCAGCCGACACAGCGTCGACGCCATTACCATTGGAGTGACTGACCGCTCGCAGACGGAACCAATCGAGAATCAATGCCGGTTGCTACGCGTGCCCACCTACCGGCACGTCGGTTGGACCGTCGCTGAAACCTCGGTCGGAAGATTGCTGGACCTGCTCGCAACCTACCGCCAACGTCGAACGTGGCGATCCCTCGCCGCACTCGTTCGGCATGCCGCGGTGTACACTTTGATCGATCGCCATTTCAGTGCCACTACGAGCGAGCGACAACGACCTCATGACCCTGCCGGTTGGCTGACGACGTTGGACCAATTGATGTCCGAGGCGTTCCCGCGCAGCGTTGACCTTCCCCTCCCCGCCACGCGTACCGAAACGGTCACGGCAGAAGCCATCCTCGGTGCTGTTGAGGACTGGCTGACCCCCTTGAATCGTCCCGCCCGCACGATTCGGCAGTGGAGCAAGGCGGTCGCCGAGGTACTCACTCGTGCTTACGCCGCCGAGACTGAGAGCGACGTGACAGGCCACGCGACGGGCGACCTGACGTCACCGGCCCTCACGAGCACCCTTGCGCGACTGGGGGATTTCGAGAACGTGAGTGAGGCACTCGATCCCGCCATTGATTCCCTCGCGGCCCTCGAGCTGATTGCCGGACGCGTTGGCGAAATTTCACTTGCCGACACGCCCGCCCCCGATAAGATCGAGATTCTGGGCTGGCTCGACTTGGCCCTCGATGACGCCCCGGCAATGGTGGTTTGTGGACTGAACCATCCCTTCGTCCCCGAGGCTGCATCATCGGATCCCTATGTACCGTCTTCGCTACAGTCAACCCTTAGCCAACGAATCAACGATCGACGTTATGCCCGAGACGTGCATGCCATGCATCAAATGCTTAGCATTCGCAAAGACGTTCGGTTTCTCGTCGGGACGCATTCCGCGGACGGATCCCCAACACCACCGAGCCGTCTGCTGGCTGCGTCCTCTGCCGATGATGCCGCCCGCCGCGTTTGCCGGATATTGACCGAGCCTCGGGAGTCCGTCCAAATCGTTCCACCAAACAGCGCTGCTGCGTCCGAGCGAAGCGGACATGACACGATGGGTTACTTCCGCCCACCGCCACCGCAACCCGGTCGCACGATCGAGACCTTGAGTGTGACGGCGTTCTCGGCCTACCTCGCCTGTCCCTATCGATTCTATTTGCGATACGTCCTGAAACTGAGGCCGTTGGATGATGGATCACTCGAACTTGCTGCGAACCAATTCGGCGATCTTGTGCACGGTGCACTCGAGAATTTCGGCGAGAGCAGTGCCAAGGACGAAGCCGATCCAGACAAAATCGCCGCCGAGCTCGTTGCCCAATTGCATCGTTATGCGGCCGAGCGATATGGCGACAATACCGCATCGACGGTTCAGTTGCAGGTTCGGCAAGCCGAACGTCGCTTGCAGACAGTGGCGTTGCGTCAAGCCGAAAGGATCGCGCAGGGATGGCGGATTCACAAAGTCGAAGCATCCGTTGACGAGCTCGACTTTGACCGCAAGACAAAGCGTCCCAAGCGTCCAACTGGAATCTTAATCGATGGCAAGTTCACTGGACTGCGAGGGCGATTTGACCGTATCGACTATCATCCGGAACTCGATCGATGGGCCATCCTCGACTATAAAACTCACGGGCACCTGCCAGAAAAAAAGCATCTTAAGAAGTTGCCCGATGGCTCGACGCAGTGGGTGGACTTACAGTTGCCGCTCTATCGTCGGTTCATCCCTGACCTGGGCATCGAGGCTGATCCTGCTGATGTTGAACTGGGATATTTCAACGTCGCCGAGAAGGATACCGAGACCAAAATTAATCTCGCCAGCTTCACCCAGGCGCAGTTTGACCAAGCCGACGAGCTGATCCATCACTGCGTGAGGCAGATCCGATCGTGTCAGTTTGAGCCGAATCCGGCCGGTGTGGAATTTGACGACTATGAAATGATGTTCAACGAGGCACTCAATACGATGCCGGCCGACGACGACAATCAAGCGAGCGAGGAGTCACCATGA
- the pstB gene encoding phosphate ABC transporter ATP-binding protein PstB, with amino-acid sequence MIATPSDEVEDLLANGDGDLLLDCRIRNLYYGSFRAVRDSHIPIHRGSVTAFIGPSGCGKSSALRCLNRMNDLVRGFRFDGHVHFRGKDIYHAHIDPVAVRRYIGMVFQQPNPFAMSIFNNVAFGLRLNRYRGDIGEKVEEALRGAALWEEVKDKLKNSGLSLSGGQQQRLCIARAIATEPEVLLMDEPCSALDPIATRRIEELISELTEKYTIAIVTHNLQQAKRVANNTAFMYVDTSEGGRTGYLVEFGETQELFDSPQEDATKRYIQGEFS; translated from the coding sequence ATGATTGCGACACCGAGCGATGAAGTGGAAGACTTGTTGGCCAATGGAGATGGCGACCTGCTATTGGATTGTAGGATCCGAAATCTTTACTATGGATCGTTTCGGGCGGTGCGTGATAGCCACATCCCAATCCATCGAGGGTCCGTAACAGCCTTTATCGGTCCATCCGGCTGCGGTAAGAGCAGTGCGCTCCGTTGCCTGAATCGTATGAACGATCTGGTGCGCGGTTTTCGCTTCGACGGGCACGTTCACTTTCGAGGCAAGGACATTTACCACGCGCATATTGATCCGGTTGCCGTACGACGGTACATCGGCATGGTTTTTCAACAGCCCAATCCGTTTGCCATGAGCATTTTCAATAACGTCGCCTTTGGTTTGCGCTTAAATCGCTATCGAGGCGATATTGGCGAGAAGGTCGAAGAGGCTCTTCGTGGGGCGGCTCTTTGGGAAGAGGTCAAGGACAAGCTGAAAAATAGCGGCCTCTCCCTCTCCGGCGGACAGCAGCAACGACTCTGTATCGCTCGGGCGATCGCGACCGAACCCGAAGTCCTGCTGATGGATGAGCCCTGCTCGGCCCTCGATCCAATTGCCACTCGGCGGATCGAGGAGCTCATCAGTGAGCTTACTGAGAAGTACACGATTGCAATCGTCACCCACAATCTGCAACAGGCCAAACGTGTGGCAAACAATACTGCCTTCATGTACGTCGATACCAGTGAAGGCGGCCGGACAGGTTATCTCGTAGAGTTCGGAGAGACACAAGAACTCTTCGATTCACCGCAGGAGGATGCCACCAAGCGTTACATCCAAGGCGAATTCAGTTAG
- the pstC gene encoding phosphate ABC transporter permease subunit PstC, whose product MSKSAEWESRASVSTAPTKFDVANDRVFRQFTRIFAWLTVALVFFIVYEVAGKALPAIREHGLSFLTSTTWNLQKGQFGVLPEIWGTLYSSILALLIGGFFGVSIAIFLTQNFLPSKVEWVFKNIVELLAAIPSVVYGLWGIFVVIPMIRPVANWLHSHLGWCPLFGTSLSGPGMLPAALVLSIMILPTVTAISRGSLSNVPSKLKEAAYGLGATRWEAIFGVILPTASKGIFGALVLGFGRALGETMALAMLVGNSNQMSVSLFSPGNTLAALLANHFPEATALEEPVLMYAALVLLAITLAVNICGAVVLNRASARLTGVAH is encoded by the coding sequence ATGTCTAAGTCCGCCGAGTGGGAGTCGCGAGCGTCGGTGTCGACGGCTCCCACCAAGTTTGATGTCGCGAATGATCGCGTGTTCCGCCAGTTTACTCGTATCTTTGCATGGCTCACCGTTGCACTGGTCTTTTTCATTGTCTACGAAGTCGCTGGAAAAGCGTTGCCCGCGATCCGCGAGCATGGGCTGTCGTTTCTGACGTCGACTACCTGGAATTTGCAGAAGGGCCAATTCGGTGTGTTACCAGAGATATGGGGAACTCTCTATAGTTCGATCTTGGCACTGCTGATTGGTGGATTTTTTGGTGTTTCGATTGCAATCTTCTTAACGCAAAACTTTTTGCCTTCCAAGGTCGAGTGGGTATTTAAGAACATCGTCGAGTTATTGGCAGCAATCCCCAGCGTGGTTTATGGCCTATGGGGAATCTTTGTCGTCATCCCGATGATCCGGCCTGTGGCGAACTGGCTCCATAGTCACCTGGGCTGGTGCCCACTGTTTGGCACTTCGCTCTCAGGTCCGGGCATGCTACCGGCGGCGTTGGTGTTGTCCATCATGATTTTACCCACGGTAACAGCGATCTCGCGTGGATCCTTGAGCAACGTGCCCAGCAAGCTGAAGGAGGCCGCCTACGGACTGGGGGCAACTCGGTGGGAAGCGATCTTCGGAGTCATCTTGCCCACGGCGTCGAAGGGGATTTTCGGTGCTCTCGTTCTGGGATTCGGCCGCGCTCTAGGAGAGACGATGGCCTTGGCGATGTTGGTTGGCAACTCCAACCAGATGAGCGTTTCGCTGTTCTCTCCCGGGAACACGCTTGCCGCCCTCTTGGCAAACCATTTTCCTGAGGCGACTGCATTGGAAGAGCCGGTGCTGATGTATGCCGCCCTCGTTCTGCTGGCGATCACGTTGGCCGTCAACATCTGTGGTGCTGTCGTGCTCAATCGAGCATCTGCTCGCCTAACGGGAGTGGCTCACTGA